The following coding sequences lie in one Corynebacterium anserum genomic window:
- a CDS encoding Nif3-like dinuclear metal center hexameric protein produces the protein MFNTASSPTSSSSRASTGSPATVGDVISVMEAAYPPYLAESWDAVGLVCGDPTENVKHVAFALDCTDAVAERAIAENADMLIVHHPLLMRGVTTVAADTPKGRIVHRLIRHGVALFSAHTNADSARPGVNDCLAELLGVTPGEPLRPIEEALDKWGVTVPASDANSLKDAVFHAGAGTVGDYTEAAFEFDVTGQFRPTAAADPHIGSAGELERVEEIRVEFVAQRRVREKVRGALLKAHPYEEPAYDVVETHSGTADVGIGRVGELDTPMTLREFAERVSERLPHTVWGVRAAGDPESMIRRVAVSSGAGDSFLDKVAGMDVDCFVTSDLRHHPVDEHVRAGGCAVIDTAHWASEFPWCGQAADVVRRGMEERGHTVTTTVLDIQTDPWTIHSQGKN, from the coding sequence AACACTGCGTCGTCCCCCACCTCATCATCCAGTCGTGCATCTACCGGCTCTCCGGCCACTGTTGGAGATGTCATTAGTGTGATGGAGGCGGCGTATCCCCCTTATCTTGCGGAGTCCTGGGATGCCGTGGGATTGGTGTGCGGGGATCCTACTGAGAATGTCAAGCATGTGGCCTTCGCTTTGGATTGCACTGATGCTGTGGCGGAACGGGCGATTGCAGAGAATGCGGACATGCTGATCGTTCATCACCCGCTGCTGATGCGTGGGGTGACAACTGTGGCGGCTGATACTCCGAAGGGTCGTATTGTTCACCGGCTTATCCGTCATGGTGTGGCGTTGTTTTCTGCGCACACCAACGCGGATTCGGCGCGCCCAGGGGTGAATGACTGTCTCGCTGAACTACTCGGTGTGACCCCCGGTGAGCCGTTGCGGCCGATAGAGGAGGCGTTGGATAAGTGGGGCGTGACTGTTCCCGCCTCCGACGCCAACAGTCTCAAAGACGCGGTGTTCCATGCAGGGGCAGGCACTGTCGGCGATTACACGGAGGCAGCTTTCGAATTTGACGTGACAGGTCAATTCCGTCCAACAGCAGCCGCCGATCCTCACATTGGGAGCGCCGGTGAGCTGGAACGTGTCGAGGAGATCCGCGTGGAGTTTGTTGCACAGCGGCGGGTACGTGAAAAAGTACGCGGTGCATTACTGAAAGCGCACCCGTATGAGGAGCCTGCCTATGACGTGGTGGAGACTCACTCGGGTACTGCAGATGTAGGTATCGGCCGCGTCGGTGAGCTGGATACTCCTATGACGCTGCGTGAGTTTGCTGAGCGAGTTTCTGAACGGCTCCCTCACACCGTGTGGGGAGTGCGTGCCGCCGGCGATCCAGAGTCCATGATCCGCAGGGTCGCGGTGTCCTCCGGGGCTGGAGATAGTTTCTTGGACAAGGTTGCCGGCATGGATGTGGATTGTTTTGTGACTTCAGATTTGCGTCATCATCCCGTGGACGAGCATGTGCGTGCTGGTGGATGTGCGGTCATCGATACGGCACATTGGGCTTCAGAATTCCCTTGGTGTGGACAGGCTGCCGACGTCGTGCGCCGAGGTATGGAGGAGAGGGGACACACT